In Sesamum indicum cultivar Zhongzhi No. 13 linkage group LG1, S_indicum_v1.0, whole genome shotgun sequence, the sequence GGTGACTGTAAATACTCTTCCTTTGTCCTTCAGATGGTTGAATGGGCGCGATGGGTCATTACCTGGCAGTGCGAGGCCATGAGCAAAGACAGGTCATCTGTTGATCTTTTTGACTCCACAAAGCTACCTTGCATGTTCCCTACCCATTCGAAAGATTGCACATTTTCATGCAAACCTCAATGTGGCTCTGATGGACCTGTCTTCGTCATCATGATTGAGAATGATAAGGTTTGTGATATCTTTTATATGCACAAGACTTGGAAGTAGATAACAGCTTATTCAGAATTTAATATAGGGTTGCTTATGCATCTCTCGTTGCggaatttctaaattaatcaATAGTATTCAAATGTTAAACATGGATACATTGTCAAACGGTGCACTTGTGTTATTCTGGTGTATTGTATGTTCTTGCATGAATCAGCTTTTGACCCAGTAATTGGCTTGCAGATGTCAGTTCAGGAGTTACCTGCAAACTCATCTGTGATGGATCTGTTGGAAACTACGGGTCGAGGCAGTTCTCGGTGGACTTCTTATGGGCTTCCGGTGAAGGCAGACCTTAGGCCACGGCTAAACCATGAGCCTGTCAGTGATCCAACATGTAAACTGAAAATGGGGGATGTGGTGGAACTGACTCCAACAATACCAGATAAGTCATTGACTGTGTATCGGGAAGAAATCCAGCGGATGTATGACCAGGGTCGCAGCATATCAAGTGCTGTGCCTAGCTATAGAAGTTGACCTTAGTTGAACTCATTCTTTCGTAGTGTACCATTCaattgaaaagaagaaaaaggaaccAGTCATTCTTGTACATAAACTGATTTTCATGGTTCTgcaatgaaatgaaatgccaatCTAATTGCAATTAAGATGATGTTATCATACATGAATCTCAATGTTACTGAGACATGATTTCATTCATCATCATCGCAATATATTATTCTGATCTAATTGACATGATTACAAAATAGTCATCGTGGATGTTTAGCTCCAAGGGGAAAAGAAACTCGCTGGGGTGTTCCTTGGGGCAAATCTCTACGGTCTTGAGAATTTGGATTAGAACTGGTAACGGGATCAGCAGCTTCTTCATCCTCTTCTGTTTCTTCAGCAGGTTGGTTATTCTGCCTCTTGGGAATAGCTAATTGATAATTTGGGCTAATCAGGGTATCCGGCTCCGGTGGCAGAGGGATTCCAGGCCCTGCTATTGATTTCGGCAATGGAACCTTATTTCTGCTCCTAGCCAACTCCAGCAGCACCTGTCAAACGCTCTGGTGTGAATATCTTGGCATCCATAACAAAGTCACGTATTAACAGAAAGGGAAAGTATAGAGCATTTTTCCACATAAGAACCTACTCCTTGGCCATTTAAAGTATTAGTCCTAAGAAATGATCAGGTGCATTTTGGGGTACGAGTACTGACGAGCGGAGtttaaaaacatatttcaatttaagaaaaaggcAAGATTTGAATGACCAAATCTCATGACCATCCAAGTTGCATCAATGTATCAAAGAAACTCATTTTGATACCGCATATTTGAACTAAACTGACTTATCAATTACATGCAAGTGTTGGTTCTGCATGCTTAAACTACACTTCTCATCCACTTCGTATTACAGTATAAGAAGCATCGACACCCCCAAACAACGATCAGAACTATTCTAAAGATACTTCAAGAATTAACATAAACAAACACATAGCTACTTACCTCTCGGGGTGGAGGCTGTGAGAAACTAAAATTGACTTTAGACTGTATTGCAAGCTTCACATCGTCAGAATCAATTGAAGATTTTGCAGCATGTTCTGAGTAGACCTGTGCATCAGTCAGCACATCGACAACGTACCGGTACCAAAGTTCTAAAAACTGGTGAATGACTCGTGGTTCATAATCATCGACATtcattgattttaataattcctTTACGATCTTTGCATCCCTTGGCATATCATCTTCTCCCCCTTCTGCCATCTCTCACTGATCACGTTCCAGATTGCAAGAAATCTGAACATGAATTCATATGTTAGTTTCCCCTGAACATTTTCACCAAAATCAGTAAGGAAACTAAGCCAACTTTTAACAGAGAATTCTTATCAATGTATTATGTCCAAGAATGCGATATAAAACCAGAAAAAGGGGAAGAACGAATGAAAAATCCAAGGTCGAGAAAAACTGAATGTTACTTTCAGTTCAGCTCAGCAAATTCAACTCCACCTTTTCTCCTTCGGCCTTTTAAGAAATTTAGGTTTTGAATGCAAATTTTACATAGAATTCAAGCATCTTCGAATTGCGCACTTAAACCCATAATTCAATTGCAACCCAAATCTCGTCCAATGAATCCCCAATGCTGactattaaaagaaaatcaatacCCTAGTTAGATTTCACAGAAATTAAACAACGCCTGCCAgagaaattaacaataattaacgCGACCAAATGAATCCAACCCAGTCAGCCATGGGTGGGGTATTCACATCTTCTTGGGACTCAACAATGAGAGCAGAGAAACCAAAGAAGAGAGCAATGAACAAAGTCAATAATGGCGAATCCATACAAATCACgccacaaagtaaaaattgtttcttttcaaACAAAGACAGCTTCTTCACGCCCACCCTGCATCTGGATTCATTTCAAAACTCCTCTTctaacaaaaccaaacaagatGAAAATTCAAACCTTCAACAGGGGGAGAAAAAGGGGGGGATATTCAAAGAAACCAGGGTTTGGAATTTCTGAACAGACCGGCCTCCAGGATTCCTTTTGGTTTTGAAGAAATCAACGTAAAGGGTCCAAAGATTTGGTCCCAAAGTTGAATTCTTCTTCGAATTCGAGGCAGAAGGATCCTTCAATCGGAGAATTAAGGTTAGGGCATCACATTGGATTCTCGAACCTAAGTCAACAATGTAGGCGAACAACATTCAAGCAAAAGTAATCAAGGGTTTCCGGATATGGAAATTCTACCTATTTTCCTAATATTCTCTTCCTGTTCGGATCCCCGTCGTGATCCCCCAATTCTCTGCAATGGAGAATGATGGGGGTAAAACCCTATTTTCCCGTAAAAAGACAACTTTGTCCTTGATGGGGCCCAAAATCGCAAGTTTGCCAGCATGACCCGCGCCACTTTACCGGGTCGGGTCGCGACCCGACCCGACGACCTAGAACACGTGGCACGCGCGTAGCGGGTTGGTAGACCCCCTGGCTCTCTATATATACCTCCCAGTCAGTGTATTAAAGGTACGTCGTTTCGACCGCATTTTACCTTCAGCTCGCTATTTTTTCCTGCGACCCCATATTTCGACCTCAACCGaacactgacttaagcatcggagggccttAGCTGGGGGCCACCCCAGCAAGCCTAACgatctgcttcttttctcagGGCCCAATCACTAGTCTGGGAGAGGAGCGACCTCGAACCGCTTGGGAGATAGAACCAAGGAGGTCGcataaataaagattttttaactatattttaaaatcttatcaaattcttttaatattacttatattaattacaaaattagaatttttagaTTCTTATGAGTTTTATGATCTATTTTATCCAAAGTCTATAATAACTCATTTTTAAGTGatgtctaatatttttaaactccaaaaatatacaacagaatatatgaatttacaattttttttaaatataagtttaacttaataattatttaactgCAAACACTACTTATAAGCTGTTCAAACTCCTCTCGTGcaattactaatattaaaactaattatatgaatacATTTTGTTCTTTACAGTTATAAATACACcttttaaaatagtaattataatttataccaATAATCCTaatggattaaatataaacataacTGGCAAGCAATGTGTGCAAGAGAACCATAGAAAATAATGTGCAAAAGAggcttacaaaaaaaataaatatcagcaatataattaaattaagcacacaattgtataaaaaaaaaatgcttcccatttaagaaaaagacaacaaaGTCCTGAAAAACACTTCCataattaaagataataataataataaaaaaagaaaataccacGTCATCAAAGTTTCAACCAATACCAAAAGTAGCAAATAGTTGTGCAATTATTGAAATTGGGGGTATATATGCAGGGTGCACTGCTCtgcatacatataatttattgaagttTTTGGGATATCCAGTCCTAAACAACTACTCATCATGATGGCCTCTGCTCTCTGAATCATCACTCTCAAAGT encodes:
- the LOC105163137 gene encoding transcription initiation factor TFIID subunit 9-like, which translates into the protein MAEGGEDDMPRDAKIVKELLKSMNVDDYEPRVIHQFLELWYRYVVDVLTDAQVYSEHAAKSSIDSDDVKLAIQSKVNFSFSQPPPREVLLELARSRNKVPLPKSIAGPGIPLPPEPDTLISPNYQLAIPKRQNNQPAEETEEDEEAADPVTSSNPNSQDRRDLPQGTPQRVSFPLGAKHPR